The Candidatus Vicinibacter proximus sequence CCATATCCTATAACCTTCCAAGGTCGGTATCCCCGTAATGCTCGGATGTGGATTACCATTTGCATCAAATCTCGAGATTCTGCTGCACTCAAGGTCTACTATCTGATCCGGAAATACAATTGCATTGATGTCCGGTCTTTTTACTCTGATCAGCTGTACACATGTATCGCTGATGTTACCATACAAATCTGTAGAAATCCAGGTTCTTCTTACCTCTTTGATGTATTCCGGATTGCAATCCAGTTTCGTCGTCAATTCATCCAGTAAGGTCACCGTATATCTGCTGCAATCTTCTATCACCGCAGGATTGGCTGCATTCAAATTGAATTGAATACAACTCATGTCCTGATCCCTGCAGATAATTTCAGGGGCCAGTTTATCTTCTATCGTCACATACGACCAGCATGAATTGCCGGTGGTCGGATCGGTCACTGTTGCAATTATGGTTTTACCCAAATAATGAGAATCCACCGGATTCGGAATCGGGTGATTGTAATGACTTAAGGTAACATCAAAAACATCATAACATGCGTAATAACCTGTCAACAGCATTTGAGGGGTTATGGTCACTTCACAATTCTGATCCAGGGATACATTCACATTTTTACAGGAAAGGCTTGATGATCCAAGTACATTCACAGTAAAAGAACATTGTGCCATATTTCCGTATTCATCCATAGCTTGATACACATTGGTAGTCACACCCGGAGGATATGGATTTCCACTCGGGATTCCAGCAAGTCTCTTAACTTGAAATCCATCTTCAAACTCTATGATATACCTTCTAAACAACAGTGATGGAGAGTCATACCATGTGCCCGCTATAGGATCCCAATACCAAACAAAATCGCCTGGAATGACACCTGGTTGACCCGGGCCCCAATTGGTATAATTGACCGGTTCTCCGGTAACCCATTTGAATTGATCTTGAGAAGGGCTATATCGCATGCCTATCCAATATTGATTGTCTGCAACACCCAATACGAATGGTATGTTGTTCATTAAGAAATTATTCTCGGCAACATCTTCAATGGTGACCAAATGTCCTCCTAATGCAGTAGCCATTTCATTGGCTTGAAGCCAATGCAAATGATTGGCTAATCCGGGAGGGGAAATATAATATGTATTTCCATTGTACACTCCAATATATTGCATTCCAGGAATACTCAAACTGGTTTGTACACAATTGTCAGCTGCCGTCACATTGTAACAATACACCCTGGAACAATCCAAACTATCTAAGTATATAGTAGTATTAGATGGACAAGTGATGGTAGGCGCTGCATCCGTTACTGTAATGTTAAAAGAACATTGTGAATTGTTGTTATAACAATCGCTTAGCGAATAGGTAACCAGATGAGTTCCTGGATTCAGGAATGTACCATTGTTTAAACCTGGAGCAGTTGCAGGCAATGGTCCTGCAGTTTGTGTAAGTAATAAATTAGAATATGTAATTGCACTCAAGGTAGCGACTGTACGAGCTCCTAGCCCATTGGATGAAACTCGGACACAAACCACGTCACCTACCTGTACATTGGTTGAAAAATTATTGATAAAAAGGGTACTTCCATTTGTGTTCGGAGTAAATTGGGTAAACACCCCATTGATACCTATATAAACATGATCTCCATTAAATCCAAAAGGGGATGCTCCGGTTCGGTAAGCTCTGATGGTAAATGATATCCTCCCTGCGCAATCAAAAGGAAGACACAAATCACGATTTCCCGAAACAGAATTTCCTTCTACCCTGATTGAATCCGGAATGTAAAAAGTAAAGCCGGTTTGAGAAGGGGATGTCGTCCAATTATCAGCATCCAAAGGAGTCCCTCTGTTGATGCCCATAAATGTATCCGCACAAGTACTGGAAGCTATTGGAGCCCAAAACAAACTGGTGTCACATGAACCTGGCCCCAGAGCAATGGTCTGAGAAGCAGGACAGGTAAGTGATGATTGACATACGTTTAATCCAAATTCTCCGATGGCAAAACCTAATGCAGTTGGATCAGCTGTAATGGTAATGGTTGTGAGCATACAAGCCGCAGTGGTGGTATAAAAACCATAATAATTGGCTCCAGCAAAACCATTCACAGGAATTGCACCGGACGTGGTACCGTCATTTGCAGTGGCTGTGATGTTGGCAGAAGTAAAACTATTGCCTTCAATATACAAATAATAGGCCCTGGTACCAACTGGTAAAGTAATGGTTACCGTATTGGAGTTGTTAAAATATACGTCTCCCGTATACCCATGACTCCATGTACTCCATCCACTGCCAATTTGGTAGTGAACCAAAGGATTGGAAAAACTGATGGCCGGATTATTTGGCAATGGAAATCCAACATCGGATACAGTGGTTGACAATGGTCTAGGATCCAAATTTGGATTTGTCATTAAAAAACCACCCAACGTTGGAGGAGGGGCATTTGTGCCTGGAGACCCTTCAAATACAATGCCTGCATGAAGGCTAGGCGCCACTACGCTCCATAATAACATGGTAAGAAAAAGTGTGTAAATCTGTTTTATAAGATACATAGCAAAAAGCTTTTGTGAATAATTCGAGTTTAATCGCTTTTATTCGCTATGATCTAAAGAACTGTTTTTGCCCTTGGGTGGCAGTAATTCAGGGCAAATATACATATTTATTATATATTATAGAAAAAATGAATATTTATTTTAATTTTTTTTTTGACTATTTAAAGCTAATCGTACTGTTTTAAGAAAAGTGCGCCATTCTATTGGCAGTTTTGACTAAGTCAATGCAAATCCACCTTTAAATAAGGAGATTAAAGAATTCATTAAATCTATATTTTTTTACACCCCAACAGATTAATATTCCCTCACATATATATAGGTATGATTAACAATAATTAAAAAATTAAATTTTTCAATACAGTGATTATTTAAAATTTTATTCACATACAATCCACCTTTTTCTTAACAAAACGTTTTATTATTACGCCTCGAAACGCCAACAAGGTATAATTGTAGGCCTGTGTCCTTTTTGTATCGTGGTATGGCTTTTATTTTTAAAATCATTCTTAAATCAAAAAATTCATTAAACGGTTAATTTTCAGATTATGAGCAATCAAAAAACCAGTTCTGCAACCCCAGGAAAGTTCAGTGGCATGTTTGCCGCAGCTATTATTCCGATAGCACTTGTTTTGGGTATTTTTATTTTCAAATTTATTCTTGGTGATCCAAGTCATTTTGAGGGCGGTGACCCGACAAAACATCCTCATCCGGGTGATTATTTGGGAATGATGTATAAAGGGGGTATCCTGGTACCTATACTTATGGCGGTTTTCATCATTGTGGTATGTGTGATTATCGAGCGGATGTACACTTTGAGCGTAGCCAGTGGTAAAGGCTCCATCCCTAGTTTTGTTCGAAAAATAAAATCATTATTAGACGGAAATCAAGTGGATGCTGCGATTGCTGAATGCGACAAACAAAAAGGTTCAGTTGCAAATGTTATTCGTGAGGCACTACATAAATACAAGGAAATGTCCTCTAATCAAGGACTGGATAAAGAACAGAAAGTTTTAGCCATCCAAAAAGAAATTGAGGAAGCTACCTCTCTGGAATTGCCTATGTTGGAAAAAAACCTGGTGATCCTGGCTACCATCTCTTCAGTTGCTACACTCCTTGGTCTACTTGGAACAGTATTCGGGATGATCAGAGCCTTCTCTGCTATTGCTACTGCAGGAGCACCGGATGCGGTAGCGCTTTCTACCGGTATTTCTGAAGCCTTGATCAACACCGCTTTGGGTATCTCATCTTCTGCAATTGCGGTAATTTCATACAATTACTTCACGACCAGAATCGATGGACTTACTTATGGTATTGATGAAGCAGGCTTTAGCATTGCGCAGAACTTTGCATCCAAAAACGCTTAATCAAACTGAAGCATAAATATGCCTAAAGTTAAAATTCCTCGGAAGAGTACTACCATTGATATGACGGCCATGTGCGATGTGGCTTTTCTATTGCTTACTTTTTTTATCCTGACCACAAAGTTCAGGGCTCAGGAAGTTGTGCAGATAGAAATACCGCCATCTACCGCACAGGTGCCAATTCCCGATAAGGATATCATGATGTTTAACATTGCCACAGACGGAAGAATTTTCTTTGGCCTGGACGACCAGAATACCAGATTGAAATTATTAGACCGTTTGGCAAATGCTTACCAGATTGAATTTACGCCTAAACAAAAAGATGCCTTCCGTACCCTTGAATTATGGGGCATGGACATCCGTTTACTTCCTGGATTCCTGGATAAGGATCCTAATGAAAGGGCAAACACCATTCAACCCGGATTAAAAATAGACACAACAGGTGGTGCACAGATAGAAGACCTGATTTTGTTTTCCAGACAAGAAAACAACAATCTTAGAATTGCCATCAAGGCAGATAAAAGTACAGAATACAAGTCGTTTGACAAACTGATAGAAGCACTTCAGAACCGTAAGGTGAACAAGTTCAATATCGTTACCTCAGCGCGTGCAGGAAAAGAATAATTTTTGTAAGAGCATAAATACTAAATAACAATGGCTGAAATGAATATCCCCCAGGGCGGGGGTAAGAAAGGTCACAAAAAAGTAAGGTCTAAAAAAATGTCCACCAGAGTGGACCTCACAGCAATGGTGGATCTTGGATTCTTGCTCATCACATTCTTTATGCTGGCTACCACCTTCAATAAGCCAAAAACTATGGAGGTAAACAAACCAGCCAAAGAAGATAAGATCGATAAAAAAGATGAACCTCCAATAAAAATGTCAAAAACCGTGAGCCTAATGCTGGGCGATAACGACAAGGTTTATTGGTACATATCTCCTGATGAAATTGATGCCAATACCCAATTAACCCTGGATAGTGTTGACTACAGTCCAACCGGCTTGAGAAAAGTAATCCAACGCCGACAAAACGAGGTTCAGGCACAATGGGGTAAAAAAAGACGACTTGTTTGTGATGATTAAACCACTTCCTAAAAGTAAAGTGAAAAATACAGTGGATGTTTTGGATGAGATGACGATAAATGGCGTTACCAGATATGCCATTCTTCAGCCTAATGATCCTATTGATTCACTGGTTGCTTTACAAGTTGGTCAATCCAGGAAATAATTTTTATAAAAGATTGTTATACTAATAAGTAATAAAAAACAATAAACATGGCAGACAATCAAATTCTTAAATACGCCATGGACGACATCGTCTTTGAGAACCGTAACAAGACTTACGGAGCGTATTTTTTGAGAAGGCTTTATGATAAGAATATGACCAGGGCCATCATCATTGGAAGTATCCTGGCCCTGTTGCTGATCTCTATGCCAATGATCCTTAAGGCAGTGAGGGAAATGATGCCTACCGATAAGGAAGACTTATCCATGAAGGAAATTACCCTGGCAGAGCCGCCACCAATTGACCCCAACAAGCCACCTCCGCCACCTCCGCCAAAAGTGGATCCACCGCCGATTAAAGACCAAATTAAATTCATTCCTCCTAAGGTTATGAAAGATGAGGAGGTCAAAGAAGAGGAACCACCACCACCAACGATAGAGGAAATTAAAGATAAAGATATCTCTACGGAAAATCGTAAAGGTGAAGAAGGTGGTGTGGATGCTTCTTTGGTAGAAGCTCCTCCTCCCCCGGTGGTAGAAGAAGAAAAGAAAGAGGAAGAACCTTTTAAATTTGTTGAACAGATGCCTGAATTCCCGGATGGAGCTGCAGCAATGATGAAGTATATTCAGACCAATTTGAAATATCCTGCAATAGCCCGTGAAAACGATATTCAGGGTACCGTTGTGGTTCAGTTTGTAGTCACTAAAAGTGGTGACATCACTAAAGTAACTATTGCCAGAGGAATCGGTGGTGGTTGTGATGAAGAGGCTGCCAGAGTGGTCAGGTCTATGCCAAATTGGAAACCAGGTAAACACAATGGAAGGGCTGTTCCCGTAAATTTTACGCTACCGATAAAATTTAAATTAGAGGGGTAATGTCGGATTCCATAAGAAAGGGATTTCTTTTACTTCTGGGCGGTTGTTATATTGCTTTGGGCATATTCTTATTCTTCAGAAAAGTAATTGGACTTTTTCCATGGGATCAAATCCTCGCGGGACTGTTTGTGATTTATGGTAGTTGGCGAATGTATAGGGCAATAAAAATGTAAAAAATTTGGATAAAATTTTGTGATCCTGCAAGAGCTCCTTGCAGGATTTTTTTTCATTACGAAAAAAGCTTTTATGGCGGAAGAAAAAATTATTAAAAATACCATTCAAATTATTGCGCCTCCTGCAAAGGTTTGGGAAGCTTTAGTGAATCCAGAGCAAACGAAAAAATACATGTTCGGATGTGAAGCCATTTCTGATTGGAATGTAGGAAGTTCATTGATTTGGCAAGGTGAATACAATGGACAAAAAATCATTTTTGTCAAAGGACACATCATCGCATTGGATCCTGAAAAATTTTTAGCCTACACAGTTATTGATCCAAACAATTCTGAAATACCGGACCTTCCTGAAAACTATTTAACGGTAACGTATAGTCTGAGCCATGAGCATAACCAAACTATTTTAACCGTAACTCAGGGTGACTATTCAAAGGTTGCAGATGGAGAAAAAAGGTATCAGGATTCTTACAACAATGGAGAAGGTTGGAATCCAATATTAGTCCAAATTAAAAATTTAGTGGAATCAGATACCACACTCTAAATATAAGTTCTGAAAAATAATACTGTCTTCTCTTCCTCGGAACTGAATGATTAAGTCCATTGGACTACGGAATATCTTTCCGAACAAAATGCAGTTAAAGATGAATAATATTATTTCCTGGTAAATACAATTAGTTGTATCTCCTTTTCAAAAACCATTCGTTGTCATTCAATCTGAAACCAATATTAAACTTCACATACTGCTCAGAAAATAAATCTTTTGCCTGAATAAATCCAGCTTCTACACCTAAATTGATCACAGCAGTCTGTCTTTGAAAACTAAAAGGCAATGCCATGCCCAAAGTAAATCCTGTCCTGCCTAAACCTTCGCCATTAATGGATAAATAACCCGTCTCGTAAAAAGCACCATAACGGTATTGACTCCTCTTTAGCAAATTACCATATCCTGTAGTTCCAGGTCTCCACCACCCTCCTGCTGAAATTCCGATTAGATTAGTCAGGGTACCCTTAGCCCCTTCAAAAAGTGTGGAAGAAGACCAATTTTCAAAACTCAGGTCACATAACCACCCGTATTTCTGTTTGTGGTTGTAGTAAACGCCAGCTTCTAATTTTAATGGCAAATCAG is a genomic window containing:
- a CDS encoding MotA/TolQ/ExbB proton channel family protein, whose translation is MSNQKTSSATPGKFSGMFAAAIIPIALVLGIFIFKFILGDPSHFEGGDPTKHPHPGDYLGMMYKGGILVPILMAVFIIVVCVIIERMYTLSVASGKGSIPSFVRKIKSLLDGNQVDAAIAECDKQKGSVANVIREALHKYKEMSSNQGLDKEQKVLAIQKEIEEATSLELPMLEKNLVILATISSVATLLGLLGTVFGMIRAFSAIATAGAPDAVALSTGISEALINTALGISSSAIAVISYNYFTTRIDGLTYGIDEAGFSIAQNFASKNA
- a CDS encoding energy transducer TonB — protein: MADNQILKYAMDDIVFENRNKTYGAYFLRRLYDKNMTRAIIIGSILALLLISMPMILKAVREMMPTDKEDLSMKEITLAEPPPIDPNKPPPPPPPKVDPPPIKDQIKFIPPKVMKDEEVKEEEPPPPTIEEIKDKDISTENRKGEEGGVDASLVEAPPPPVVEEEKKEEEPFKFVEQMPEFPDGAAAMMKYIQTNLKYPAIARENDIQGTVVVQFVVTKSGDITKVTIARGIGGGCDEEAARVVRSMPNWKPGKHNGRAVPVNFTLPIKFKLEG
- a CDS encoding SRPBCC domain-containing protein, with amino-acid sequence MAEEKIIKNTIQIIAPPAKVWEALVNPEQTKKYMFGCEAISDWNVGSSLIWQGEYNGQKIIFVKGHIIALDPEKFLAYTVIDPNNSEIPDLPENYLTVTYSLSHEHNQTILTVTQGDYSKVADGEKRYQDSYNNGEGWNPILVQIKNLVESDTTL
- a CDS encoding biopolymer transporter ExbD — encoded protein: MPKVKIPRKSTTIDMTAMCDVAFLLLTFFILTTKFRAQEVVQIEIPPSTAQVPIPDKDIMMFNIATDGRIFFGLDDQNTRLKLLDRLANAYQIEFTPKQKDAFRTLELWGMDIRLLPGFLDKDPNERANTIQPGLKIDTTGGAQIEDLILFSRQENNNLRIAIKADKSTEYKSFDKLIEALQNRKVNKFNIVTSARAGKE